A portion of the Leptospira congkakensis genome contains these proteins:
- a CDS encoding ParB/RepB/Spo0J family partition protein: protein MSLKSKRLGTLADIYQAENLDGTIRTIRMDKIQPSEHQPRQERKKGIEELAQTLKADGLLQPIIVSKGEREGSYKIIAGERRYHAAKSLGWSEIECKILNRPDKEIYKLAVIENLQRENLSPYEEVDALLFLKNSHNYTDQELGDLFGKSRSYMTEVLSITSMSKEDLDKCKKNEIYNKNLLVQAAQAAKKGSLDEFLTLFHKGALKTVRDAKDFNKQTKSGESNSSKNQTLSGYKIRRTGTGIQILSDDEILLGDIYKFIRKELVKKYGDSA, encoded by the coding sequence ATGAGCTTAAAAAGTAAACGCCTCGGAACTCTCGCTGACATCTACCAAGCTGAAAATTTGGATGGGACAATTCGCACCATTCGGATGGACAAAATCCAACCTTCCGAACACCAACCAAGACAGGAAAGAAAAAAGGGAATTGAAGAACTTGCCCAGACCCTAAAGGCCGATGGACTTTTACAACCCATCATTGTTTCCAAAGGGGAAAGAGAAGGCAGCTACAAAATCATCGCCGGAGAAAGGCGCTACCATGCCGCCAAATCATTGGGTTGGTCCGAAATCGAATGTAAGATCTTAAACCGACCCGATAAAGAAATTTATAAACTAGCTGTCATCGAAAACCTACAAAGGGAAAACCTCTCTCCCTATGAAGAAGTGGATGCCCTCCTCTTTCTTAAAAATTCCCATAACTACACGGACCAAGAATTGGGTGACCTTTTTGGGAAAAGTCGGAGTTATATGACGGAGGTGCTCTCCATCACTTCGATGTCCAAAGAGGACCTCGATAAATGCAAAAAAAACGAAATCTACAATAAGAACCTTTTGGTTCAGGCAGCCCAGGCAGCAAAAAAAGGAAGTTTGGATGAGTTCTTAACCCTCTTCCACAAAGGGGCTCTCAAAACCGTCAGGGACGCCAAAGATTTCAATAAACAAACCAAATCGGGTGAGTCGAATTCTTCAAAAAACCAAACCTTGTCCGGGTATAAAATTCGGAGAACAGGGACAGGAATCCAAATCTTGTCGGATGATGAAATTCTGTTAGGTGATATCTATAAATTCATCCGCAAAGAATTGGTAAAAAAATATGGGGACTCGGCATAA
- the asd gene encoding aspartate-semialdehyde dehydrogenase, with the protein MEKIKVGVLGATGSVGQRFIQLLENHPYFTVTHLAASEKSAGQTYGEVMKSRWKISSDIPAYAKDIIITLPNPEVTKGVQLVFSGLDASIAGEVETAYAEAGVMVLSNSKNHRMVPNVPILSAEVNAHHLDVLQAQKTKGKIITNSNCTIMGVTISLKPLMDAFGLKSVMLFSMQAISGAGYPGVPTMDILGNVVPYIGGEEDKAEVEPQKCLGTVEAGIIKPAGFKISAHCNRVPVFDGHTVCVSVSFDKKPKKEEILKVWADFQGEPQKLGLPFAPNQAILYREENDRPQPRLDLETGRGMTTVVGRLREDPILDWKWVVLSHNTIRGAAGAAILNAELLYKKGFFN; encoded by the coding sequence ATGGAAAAAATTAAAGTTGGAGTCCTGGGAGCAACAGGTTCCGTCGGTCAAAGATTCATTCAACTTTTGGAGAATCACCCTTATTTCACGGTGACTCATTTGGCAGCTTCTGAAAAAAGTGCCGGCCAAACTTATGGTGAGGTTATGAAATCTCGTTGGAAGATTTCATCCGATATCCCTGCTTACGCGAAAGACATTATCATTACTTTACCAAATCCCGAAGTGACCAAGGGCGTGCAACTCGTGTTCAGCGGTCTTGATGCATCGATTGCTGGAGAAGTGGAAACTGCATATGCAGAAGCAGGAGTGATGGTCCTTTCTAATTCAAAGAATCATAGAATGGTTCCCAATGTTCCCATTCTTTCTGCCGAAGTGAATGCACATCATTTGGATGTTTTACAAGCACAGAAAACCAAAGGTAAAATCATTACCAATTCCAATTGTACGATTATGGGTGTTACCATTTCATTAAAACCCTTAATGGATGCCTTTGGTTTAAAGTCTGTTATGTTATTTTCTATGCAGGCCATTTCGGGAGCAGGATACCCAGGGGTTCCAACCATGGACATCCTTGGGAATGTGGTTCCTTATATTGGTGGTGAAGAAGACAAAGCAGAAGTGGAACCACAAAAATGTTTGGGAACGGTTGAGGCTGGAATCATCAAACCAGCGGGTTTTAAAATTTCTGCTCATTGCAATCGTGTTCCTGTTTTTGACGGACATACGGTTTGTGTTTCTGTTTCCTTTGATAAAAAACCAAAAAAAGAAGAGATTCTTAAGGTTTGGGCCGATTTTCAAGGGGAACCGCAGAAATTGGGATTGCCGTTTGCACCAAACCAAGCTATTCTCTACCGCGAAGAAAATGATAGGCCCCAACCACGTCTGGATTTAGAGACGGGAAGAGGAATGACTACTGTAGTCGGAAGACTTCGGGAAGATCCAATTTTGGATTGGAAATGGGTAGTGCTTTCGCATAACACCATTCGAGGTGCGGCCGGTGCTGCGATTTTGAATGCAGAGTTATTGTACAAAAAAGGATTTTTTAACTAA
- a CDS encoding phosphatidylinositol phospholipase → MSQPKRVAFQKFLNAMRKLSTEVNDSEICKRLEILMATSKDDLPLAHVNQLLQDAKNFDPKTIPEPYTQYVRHFIYMVKRNGRVPNDLLSLSGGDEDRTGGDRSPKSAKKQSAVQSKSKHSTSKSSSPVKKGKSSPKSTSKKS, encoded by the coding sequence ATGTCTCAGCCGAAGCGAGTTGCCTTCCAAAAATTTCTCAATGCCATGCGAAAACTCTCTACTGAAGTCAATGACTCAGAGATCTGCAAACGATTGGAAATTCTTATGGCAACCAGTAAGGATGACCTCCCTTTGGCTCATGTCAACCAGCTCCTCCAGGATGCTAAAAACTTCGATCCAAAGACCATTCCGGAACCATACACACAGTATGTCCGACACTTCATCTACATGGTCAAACGCAATGGAAGGGTTCCTAATGACCTTCTCTCCCTCTCCGGAGGGGATGAAGACAGAACTGGTGGTGACCGCTCTCCCAAGTCTGCAAAGAAGCAGTCGGCAGTTCAGTCCAAATCCAAGCACAGTACCTCTAAATCCTCAAGTCCTGTAAAGAAGGGGAAATCTTCCCCCAAATCCACTTCTAAAAAGTCCTGA
- a CDS encoding discoidin domain-containing protein, with protein MKDHLIRTSHPYSLPIKSVSTSGTYEVKNDEFLSFFEEKDQSSLSSIIFKFDDVVYFNGIELLPGKDGLDFFPDSFRFELSHDGKYWEPILQESSFRKSFKTSAKWLFSLTSARYVKFVSKISRKASNGKNRISFGQLKILITGIQSIQASSELDRLYVKENLFDTRPDYGWSSKKKEEPEDEYLILDMGSVNRIEEMRMLTKNDPNTNFPERFVTYYSEDDITWHQLHEENFFLSEPGTWYKWRFSAVNLRYLKLVFFQEKQPNKKDYITEVIELELYSSPDKKDYGGPTREPLPYASVLRSGIIRLAVDGEVKEGVVVQANDRRLRDATTEYRGIVELASDGEEKPGVAVQGNDKRLKIATELTHGLVRLSRSGEARPGLVVQSDDERLRTASTDHPGIVELALDGETRPGVVIQGNDSRLRVATKKSIGLVQLADSGEVAVDKVVTGDDPRLRDATNTSKGIVQLAPNGGEEPNTVVQANDKRLKHANTELHGIVQLAHSGETKPGAVVQGNDKRLAKAGFEDAGIVLLANHGESIPGKVVLSDDPRLSDKRDPKPHTHPYAEKEHDFNSHTGLLKITGEAEGSSKGFVPPQSKDAVIYGKNTKLGTGVSGVSSGIGVSGFGDSVGVYGISKGKDSKQSAGILGAGTTAPGGRFLSQSDFALVVDGKGIPELELSGSGKAIYANGESLFEGNLRITKEGGEECIARYFRLDGKDVVTAGDLLVATEEPGVLGRSKHPYSTNVIGVCVTNAHVVFGKQEKAVEYVLVALLGITKIHVDATQVPIYPGDLLVSGLSSGHAVKADPTKLKPGMLVAKAIEACKRDKGNILCMLTFS; from the coding sequence ATGAAAGATCATTTAATCCGCACAAGCCACCCCTATTCTCTGCCTATCAAATCAGTTTCCACCTCAGGAACTTACGAAGTCAAAAACGACGAATTTTTATCCTTTTTTGAAGAAAAGGATCAGTCTTCCCTTTCTTCTATTATCTTCAAATTTGACGATGTTGTTTATTTTAACGGAATCGAACTTTTACCGGGCAAAGATGGTTTAGATTTTTTTCCTGATTCGTTTCGGTTTGAATTGTCTCATGACGGAAAGTATTGGGAGCCAATTTTACAGGAATCATCCTTTCGGAAGTCATTTAAAACTTCAGCCAAATGGCTTTTTTCGCTTACTAGCGCTCGTTATGTGAAGTTTGTATCTAAAATTTCCAGAAAAGCAAGTAACGGTAAAAACAGGATTAGTTTTGGTCAGTTAAAAATTCTCATCACAGGGATCCAATCCATCCAAGCAAGTTCGGAATTGGACCGCTTGTATGTAAAAGAAAATCTTTTTGATACAAGGCCAGATTATGGTTGGTCCTCGAAAAAGAAGGAAGAACCAGAAGACGAATATTTGATTTTGGATATGGGTTCTGTGAACCGCATCGAAGAGATGCGAATGCTCACAAAAAATGATCCTAATACCAATTTTCCAGAACGGTTTGTTACTTATTATAGTGAAGACGATATCACCTGGCATCAGTTACATGAAGAGAATTTCTTTTTATCGGAGCCTGGTACTTGGTACAAATGGAGATTTTCTGCGGTAAACTTACGATATTTGAAATTGGTTTTTTTCCAAGAAAAACAACCCAATAAAAAAGATTATATTACCGAAGTTATAGAACTCGAACTGTATTCTAGTCCTGACAAAAAAGATTATGGTGGGCCAACAAGGGAACCCCTTCCCTACGCTTCCGTTCTTCGTTCGGGAATCATTCGTTTGGCGGTTGATGGTGAAGTGAAAGAAGGTGTTGTTGTGCAGGCAAATGACAGACGCCTTCGTGATGCCACTACCGAATATCGTGGAATTGTGGAATTAGCATCGGACGGGGAAGAAAAACCAGGTGTTGCGGTTCAAGGAAATGATAAACGCCTAAAAATCGCCACTGAACTCACACATGGTCTGGTCAGGTTGTCAAGAAGTGGAGAGGCAAGGCCTGGGCTTGTGGTGCAATCAGACGATGAACGTTTACGAACTGCCTCTACTGATCATCCTGGAATCGTTGAGCTTGCGTTAGACGGCGAAACTCGTCCTGGAGTTGTAATCCAAGGGAATGACTCTCGTTTGAGAGTTGCTACTAAAAAATCCATAGGTCTTGTGCAACTTGCTGATTCTGGTGAAGTTGCCGTTGATAAAGTTGTTACTGGTGATGATCCAAGACTTAGAGATGCCACAAACACTTCCAAAGGGATTGTACAACTGGCACCCAATGGTGGGGAAGAACCAAACACTGTTGTGCAGGCAAATGACAAACGCCTAAAACATGCAAATACCGAATTACACGGAATCGTACAACTTGCTCACTCAGGCGAAACCAAACCAGGTGCCGTTGTCCAAGGAAATGACAAACGATTGGCAAAAGCCGGATTTGAGGATGCCGGGATTGTGTTACTTGCAAACCATGGAGAGTCTATCCCTGGTAAGGTGGTGTTATCAGATGATCCAAGGTTATCTGATAAAAGAGATCCGAAACCACATACACACCCTTATGCAGAAAAAGAACATGATTTTAATTCTCATACAGGGCTTTTGAAAATTACCGGAGAGGCAGAAGGTTCTTCAAAAGGATTTGTGCCTCCACAAAGTAAAGATGCTGTCATTTATGGAAAAAATACAAAACTAGGAACTGGAGTTTCTGGAGTGTCTTCAGGGATTGGAGTGTCTGGATTTGGCGATTCTGTTGGTGTATACGGGATTTCTAAAGGAAAAGATTCGAAACAATCCGCAGGAATCCTAGGTGCCGGAACTACGGCGCCAGGGGGACGATTTTTATCTCAGTCCGATTTTGCACTTGTTGTAGATGGAAAAGGAATTCCTGAATTGGAACTTTCTGGATCAGGGAAAGCAATTTATGCCAATGGAGAGTCCTTGTTCGAAGGAAATCTTCGTATCACAAAAGAAGGTGGTGAGGAATGTATTGCTCGTTACTTTCGATTGGATGGGAAAGATGTTGTGACTGCGGGTGACCTTCTTGTGGCAACAGAAGAACCAGGTGTTCTTGGAAGATCGAAACACCCCTACTCTACAAATGTGATTGGAGTTTGTGTAACAAACGCTCATGTTGTGTTTGGAAAACAGGAAAAGGCTGTGGAGTATGTGCTCGTGGCTTTACTTGGAATCACAAAAATCCATGTGGATGCAACACAGGTTCCTATTTATCCAGGGGATCTTTTGGTATCAGGGCTTTCTTCTGGTCATGCAGTAAAGGCAGATCCTACAAAACTGAAACCTGGGATGCTTGTAGCAAAAGCGATTGAAGCTTGTAAACGAGACAAAGGAAATATCCTTTGTATGTTAACTTTCTCCTAA
- a CDS encoding ParA family protein yields MITIAVANQKGGEGKTTTSLNLAMGLARRNHKTLLIDMDPQANSTGIFLNPETVEKDLAHLFQNATSLKDIIAPAYNKYLWVAPSSMRLAEMETVSVNSVEAPYILRDSLSGVKDFDFVIIDCPPSLSIFTVNSLVAANYVLIPLQAEKFSMDGIMGLQQTISSIKKRINPDLEILGALITQLKPQTLLTKTILPVLTKYFRIFEHTISDGVAIGESHLAKKSVYDYNRTSRQSQEYEGFIEEVLNELKK; encoded by the coding sequence ATGATTACGATTGCAGTTGCAAACCAAAAAGGCGGAGAAGGAAAAACCACTACTTCTTTGAATCTTGCCATGGGTCTCGCCCGTCGGAATCATAAGACCTTACTCATTGATATGGACCCCCAGGCAAATTCTACAGGAATTTTTCTGAACCCAGAAACTGTCGAGAAGGACCTAGCCCACCTTTTCCAAAATGCCACTAGCCTGAAAGACATCATTGCCCCTGCATATAACAAATATTTGTGGGTCGCCCCATCTAGCATGCGTTTGGCGGAAATGGAAACAGTTTCTGTGAACTCAGTAGAGGCTCCCTATATCCTAAGAGACTCCCTTTCTGGAGTGAAAGATTTTGATTTTGTTATCATCGATTGCCCCCCTTCCCTTTCTATTTTTACGGTGAACAGTTTGGTGGCGGCGAACTACGTTCTCATCCCTCTGCAAGCAGAGAAATTCTCGATGGATGGAATCATGGGTTTACAACAAACCATTTCCTCGATCAAAAAAAGGATCAACCCTGACCTGGAAATTTTGGGGGCTCTCATCACCCAACTCAAACCCCAGACCTTACTCACAAAAACCATCCTTCCCGTTTTGACAAAATACTTCCGTATCTTTGAACACACGATTTCGGACGGAGTGGCCATTGGCGAAAGTCATCTCGCAAAAAAATCTGTCTATGATTACAACCGGACTTCCAGACAGTCCCAAGAGTATGAAGGATTTATTGAGGAGGTTTTAAATGAGCTTAAAAAGTAA
- a CDS encoding helix-turn-helix domain-containing protein → MSSQAIPLLASEKTGKDWMDSVLPILWEGLCTELGFSAGVVVLKAEEEDSFYESASFGYGEDGFYYSFLNRGSEHWEELMHSPEPVFFSGTEFELFGKKTNAFAIRISSQKFEIGFLLAELEEANTLPFGIFLSLFADKIGNEWGKTKPNLGIRESIREGNSHSLYHKEIPNLELAQREFANQKILTILGPAGSGKKTLAKWIHQSHLPGAPFLVVESLPDHFGKLEKALSNWGSESKQGSLVLTGIQSLNLGQQQILSDWWSKSGYSGSLFLLGSEETSQELLPEFERFLRKNSLVLPSLRFLPKAKLLDLVQAIFEELCSSQNRSGLQLGDQSLQELVSRAYAENFTDLRNAILTGILTCRTNQVEPADLEPGKSRMDLEIPDAEDLDLRRGTEALERQKILLAMRIFSGNQIRMAKALGISRGSLQYKMKQLGLM, encoded by the coding sequence ATGTCTTCTCAAGCGATTCCCCTGCTTGCCTCTGAAAAAACGGGCAAGGATTGGATGGATTCTGTCCTCCCAATTTTGTGGGAAGGGCTATGTACGGAACTTGGATTCTCTGCAGGTGTCGTTGTTTTGAAAGCAGAGGAAGAAGATTCTTTTTATGAATCTGCCAGTTTCGGATATGGAGAAGATGGGTTTTATTATTCGTTCCTGAACCGTGGTTCCGAACATTGGGAGGAACTGATGCACTCCCCAGAACCTGTCTTTTTTTCTGGAACTGAGTTCGAACTTTTCGGAAAAAAAACAAATGCTTTTGCCATTCGAATCTCATCTCAAAAATTTGAGATCGGATTTTTATTAGCGGAATTGGAGGAGGCAAACACTCTTCCTTTCGGAATTTTCTTAAGTCTTTTTGCAGACAAGATCGGGAACGAGTGGGGAAAAACAAAACCTAATCTTGGAATTCGGGAATCGATTCGAGAAGGAAATTCGCACTCTTTATACCACAAAGAAATCCCTAATTTGGAATTGGCCCAAAGGGAATTTGCCAACCAAAAAATCCTTACCATCCTTGGCCCCGCGGGATCGGGTAAAAAAACTTTGGCAAAATGGATCCACCAATCCCATCTCCCGGGAGCTCCTTTTCTAGTTGTAGAATCACTACCAGACCATTTTGGAAAATTGGAAAAAGCCCTCTCAAATTGGGGGAGTGAATCCAAACAGGGGAGTCTGGTACTTACGGGAATCCAATCCCTCAATTTGGGGCAACAGCAGATTTTGTCCGATTGGTGGTCCAAGTCAGGATATTCCGGATCACTTTTTCTACTTGGTTCTGAAGAAACGAGCCAAGAATTATTGCCAGAGTTTGAAAGATTTTTGCGAAAAAATTCGTTGGTACTACCATCGCTTAGGTTCCTTCCGAAAGCAAAATTGTTAGATTTAGTTCAGGCCATATTCGAAGAATTGTGTAGTTCTCAGAATCGGTCCGGATTGCAATTGGGGGATCAAAGTTTGCAAGAATTGGTTTCCAGAGCGTATGCGGAAAATTTCACAGACCTCCGAAATGCCATTCTCACTGGGATTTTGACCTGCCGTACAAATCAGGTAGAACCTGCAGATTTAGAACCAGGAAAATCCAGAATGGATTTGGAGATTCCCGATGCCGAAGATTTAGACTTGCGGCGTGGAACAGAGGCCTTAGAAAGGCAGAAGATTCTTCTGGCTATGCGGATCTTTTCGGGCAACCAAATCCGGATGGCAAAGGCCTTAGGTATTTCAAGGGGATCCCTTCAGTATAAAATGAAACAGCTTGGTTTAATGTAA
- a CDS encoding helix-turn-helix domain-containing protein, with translation MTDIIDSGVWAELSHAAKTLYPVLLKFSDYNFKPVWPSTETLMRLTGFKTKKSIVSAKKELTQAGLLYQVPGSGRTSTRYHFSFHYEGSRITPLGDTNPLLRDLEMSASEGSKPSSKGGADGTPNHINITISNTNNVPATSEMGKEREEKKAFETLVELFGPEIALEAYKKAVSLHMESNASYVQSICRELVSSQRQEMLKTEQKSPMEELVSHPASWAGFLSWASKELTQSSWNQLERMQVQTDGNVIIVTSPLQGHLRQIVQMYFTEKVKPAVLVVFSEKEEGSRLSEIR, from the coding sequence ATGACCGACATCATAGATTCAGGTGTTTGGGCAGAGCTATCTCATGCCGCCAAAACACTCTACCCTGTTCTATTGAAATTCAGTGACTACAACTTCAAACCCGTTTGGCCCAGTACAGAAACATTGATGAGGCTAACAGGATTCAAAACAAAAAAGTCGATTGTTTCGGCCAAAAAAGAACTTACCCAGGCAGGCCTACTCTACCAAGTTCCAGGCAGTGGAAGAACCTCGACAAGATACCATTTCTCCTTCCACTATGAGGGTTCCAGAATTACCCCTCTGGGGGATACAAACCCACTCCTCAGGGATCTCGAAATGAGCGCCTCTGAGGGTTCGAAACCCAGTAGCAAGGGGGGTGCGGATGGAACCCCTAACCATATTAATATAACTATATCCAATACAAACAATGTACCGGCCACTTCGGAAATGGGCAAGGAAAGGGAGGAGAAAAAAGCATTCGAAACTTTAGTCGAACTCTTTGGGCCGGAGATTGCGCTAGAAGCTTATAAAAAGGCTGTTTCTTTACATATGGAATCGAATGCATCTTATGTACAATCAATCTGCCGAGAACTTGTCTCCTCTCAACGGCAAGAAATGCTTAAAACTGAGCAGAAATCTCCGATGGAAGAATTGGTTTCTCATCCGGCTTCTTGGGCGGGTTTTTTATCCTGGGCCAGTAAAGAGCTGACTCAATCTTCCTGGAACCAATTGGAACGAATGCAAGTGCAGACAGATGGGAATGTGATCATCGTGACCTCCCCTCTCCAGGGACATCTCCGCCAAATTGTGCAGATGTATTTTACGGAAAAGGTCAAACCAGCAGTCCTTGTCGTATTTTCAGAAAAAGAAGAAGGGTCACGCCTCAGCGAAATTCGATAG
- a CDS encoding MBOAT family O-acyltransferase, whose amino-acid sequence MLFNSATFALFFIGSLSVWLLLCNRLPKKSSWFAGNYSQKRLILVIYLISVSSIFYCFWNPAYLLLLVWIAFVDFWLALALGRIDTPLFRQLILAISLLNSLGILLFFKYGHFIAENWANVFGGSSLDVEFWSHWLLPVGISFYTFQSISYLVDVYRKELEPERKFSSYLLFLSFFPQLVAGPIVTAKSFLPQIRRPLPFLKTPVLFAVFLILLGLFKKMVIADHLAETSDFAFTHTADISTKALWIGMFSYSFQIYCDFSGYTDIAQGAALLFGFRLPENFKMPYLSSGFSEFWTRWHISLSQWLKKYVYISLGGNRVSQLFTYRNLFLVMAIGGFWHGASWNFFVWGASHGFLLILERWALVGSRVWNVAWMRPVRILITFLLVSFLWIFFRSSDFTSSLSYLQGLFTKKEGFSLPYTFEMTFVYCLFFILIGHVLGNLYFNDNKQLLGEFKKLENSLGKTAIFAVLTSISLVLIVLFSADSKPFVYFVF is encoded by the coding sequence ATGCTCTTTAATTCGGCAACGTTTGCTCTTTTTTTTATCGGGTCCTTGTCTGTTTGGCTGCTCTTATGCAATAGGTTGCCCAAAAAAAGTTCGTGGTTCGCAGGAAATTACTCACAAAAAAGATTAATATTAGTCATTTATCTGATTAGCGTTAGCTCTATATTTTATTGTTTTTGGAATCCAGCTTATCTGCTCCTGTTAGTTTGGATTGCTTTTGTAGATTTTTGGCTAGCTCTAGCCTTAGGAAGGATTGATACTCCTCTCTTTCGCCAACTTATTTTGGCAATTTCGCTGCTAAATAGCCTAGGAATCCTTCTTTTCTTTAAATATGGGCACTTTATCGCCGAAAATTGGGCAAATGTTTTTGGTGGCTCTTCATTGGATGTAGAATTTTGGAGTCATTGGCTTCTCCCTGTGGGGATTTCTTTTTACACATTCCAGTCGATTTCCTATCTGGTGGATGTTTACCGGAAAGAATTGGAGCCTGAGAGGAAGTTTTCATCCTATTTGCTCTTTCTTTCGTTTTTCCCACAGTTGGTTGCGGGCCCAATCGTCACGGCCAAGTCTTTTTTGCCCCAAATTCGTAGGCCTCTCCCCTTCCTGAAAACTCCTGTTCTTTTCGCTGTATTTCTCATATTGTTAGGGTTGTTTAAAAAAATGGTAATTGCGGACCATTTGGCCGAAACTTCAGACTTTGCATTTACTCACACCGCAGACATATCCACGAAAGCACTTTGGATTGGTATGTTTTCCTATTCCTTTCAGATCTATTGTGACTTTTCAGGTTATACTGATATTGCCCAAGGCGCGGCACTTCTATTTGGGTTCCGTTTGCCTGAGAATTTTAAGATGCCTTATCTATCCAGTGGGTTTTCAGAGTTCTGGACTCGTTGGCATATTTCTCTTTCCCAGTGGCTTAAAAAATATGTCTACATCAGCCTTGGTGGGAATCGTGTGAGTCAGCTTTTCACTTATCGAAATTTATTTCTTGTGATGGCAATCGGTGGATTTTGGCATGGGGCCTCTTGGAATTTTTTTGTCTGGGGGGCAAGCCACGGTTTTTTGCTCATTTTGGAAAGATGGGCACTTGTTGGGTCTAGAGTTTGGAACGTAGCTTGGATGAGGCCCGTTCGTATCCTGATTACATTCCTCTTAGTAAGTTTTCTTTGGATTTTCTTTAGAAGTAGTGATTTTACAAGTTCTCTGTCCTACCTACAGGGTCTTTTCACCAAAAAAGAGGGTTTTTCTCTTCCTTATACTTTTGAAATGACTTTTGTTTACTGTTTGTTTTTTATTTTGATAGGTCATGTATTGGGGAATTTGTATTTTAATGACAATAAGCAGTTGTTAGGTGAGTTTAAAAAACTAGAAAATTCCTTAGGAAAAACGGCAATTTTTGCCGTTTTGACTTCGATTTCCCTTGTTTTGATTGTTTTGTTTTCGGCCGATAGCAAACCTTTTGTGTATTTTGTTTTTTAA